From a region of the Rhinolophus sinicus isolate RSC01 linkage group LG04, ASM3656204v1, whole genome shotgun sequence genome:
- the LOC109459225 gene encoding ATP synthase F(1) complex subunit gamma, mitochondrial: MFSPAGNFGVSASAVQPQGFQVRNVATLKDIIMRLKSIKNIQRITKSMKMVVAAKYARVERELKPALVYGTGSLALYEKADIKGPEDKKKHLLIEVSSERGLCEAIHSSVAKQIKSEVATLTAVGKEVKIVGVGDKIRGIHHRTHSDRFLVTSKEVGRKPTTFGDASVIAQELLNSGYEFDEGSIVFNRFRSVISYKTEEKPILSLNNIIASVESMSIYDDIGADVLQNYQEYNLANIIYCSLKESTKSEQVKKENSAS, encoded by the coding sequence ATGTTTTCTCCGGCGGGAAACTTTGGGGTCTCAGCCTCGGCCGTGCAGCCCCAAGGGTTCCAAGTTCGAAATGTGGCAACTTTGAAAGATATTATCATGCGACTGAAGTCAATCAAAAATATCCAGAGAATTACCAAGTCTATGAAAATGGTTGTGGCAGCTAAATATGCTCGAGTGGAGAGGGAGCTGAAGCCAGCACTAGTGTATGGAACAGGATCTCTGGCTCTGTATGAAAAGGCTGATATTAAGGGGCCTGAAGACAAGAAGAAACACCTCCTTATTGAAGTGTCCTCAGAGAGAGGGCTCTGTGAGGCTATCCACTCCTCGGTTGCTAAACAGATCAAAAGTGAGGTGGCTACGCTCACAGCAGTCGGGAAAGAAGTTAAAATTGTTGGAGTTGGTGATAAAATCAGGGGTATACATCATAGGACTCATTCTGACCGGTTCCTGGTGACATCCAAAGAAGTGGGAAGAAAACCCACTACTTTCGGAGATGCGTCAGTTATTGCCCAGGAATTATTAAATTCTGGATATGAATTTGACGAAGGATCTATTGTCTTCAATCGATTCAGGTCTGTCATCTCCtacaagacagaagaaaagcCCATCCTTTCCCTTAATAATATCATTGCAAGTGTTGAGAGCATGAGCATCTACGATGATATTGGTGCAGATGTGCTACAGAATTATCAAGAATACAATCTGGCCAACATCATCTACTGTTCTCTAAAGGAATCCACCAAGAGTGAgcaggtaaagaaggaaaattcagccagctaa